A genomic segment from Alteribacillus bidgolensis encodes:
- the prli42 gene encoding stressosome-associated protein Prli42 — protein sequence MPKKFQKTIIYIMIITLVVGSVLTGAATFF from the coding sequence ATGCCTAAAAAATTTCAAAAAACGATTATCTATATAATGATCATAACATTAGTGGTCGGAAGTGTCCTTACAGGTGCAGCCACTTTCTTTTAA
- the lpdA gene encoding dihydrolipoyl dehydrogenase encodes MAKEYDLVILGAGTGGYVAAIKAAQHGLKTAVVEKEKVGGTCLHKGCIPSKSLLRSAEVHATIKESDQFGISVQGIELQFDKVQKRKDDIVNQLHNGVKSLMKKGKIDIYEGHGRILGPSIFSPAAGTISVDMKDGSENIMLLPKNIIIATGSRPRLLPEIEVDGEKVLTSDEALHLKELPASVNIIGGGVIGIEWASMLSDFDVDVTVLEYADRILPGEDADISSEMTRRLKDRGVHIVTNAEILSGSTTENEKVSVTAEVNGIEQSFTADTLLLSVGRNANIEDIGLENTDIKVEDGFIGTNEYYQTKESHIYAVGDVIGGMQLAHVASREGIIAVEHICSKQPLPLDVTTVPRCTYSRPEAASIGLTEDQAVSEGYHLKTGTFSFQAIGKAIVNGDAEGFVKLVANKENDDLLGVHMIGAHVTDLISEAALAKLVDASNFEISETIHPHPALSEILGEGSLAVDGKAIHS; translated from the coding sequence ATGGCTAAGGAATATGACCTGGTCATACTAGGTGCTGGTACAGGAGGTTATGTTGCAGCAATTAAAGCCGCACAACACGGCTTGAAAACTGCTGTGGTTGAAAAAGAAAAAGTAGGAGGAACCTGTTTACATAAAGGTTGTATCCCGAGTAAATCTTTACTTCGGAGTGCTGAAGTTCATGCTACGATTAAAGAAAGTGATCAATTTGGCATCTCTGTACAAGGTATAGAATTACAGTTTGATAAAGTGCAAAAAAGAAAAGATGATATTGTCAATCAACTTCATAATGGTGTCAAAAGTCTAATGAAAAAGGGGAAAATTGATATATATGAAGGCCACGGGCGTATTCTTGGTCCTTCTATATTTTCTCCTGCTGCTGGCACTATATCAGTTGATATGAAAGATGGTTCAGAAAATATTATGCTGCTTCCTAAAAATATTATTATTGCAACAGGCTCACGGCCCAGGCTGCTCCCTGAAATAGAGGTAGATGGAGAAAAAGTTCTGACATCAGATGAAGCATTACATTTAAAAGAACTTCCAGCCTCTGTAAATATTATAGGAGGCGGTGTGATCGGAATTGAATGGGCTTCTATGTTATCAGATTTTGATGTTGATGTTACGGTGCTTGAATATGCGGATCGAATTCTTCCAGGAGAGGATGCAGACATTTCGAGTGAAATGACTCGGCGGTTGAAAGATCGAGGAGTCCACATTGTTACAAACGCTGAAATATTATCTGGTAGTACAACCGAGAATGAAAAAGTATCTGTTACAGCTGAAGTGAATGGAATAGAACAAAGTTTTACAGCTGACACGTTACTATTGTCTGTTGGACGGAATGCAAATATAGAAGACATCGGGTTAGAAAACACCGACATTAAAGTAGAAGATGGATTCATTGGCACAAATGAATATTACCAAACGAAAGAATCTCATATTTATGCGGTTGGAGACGTTATTGGAGGTATGCAGCTTGCACATGTTGCTTCAAGAGAAGGTATCATAGCGGTTGAGCATATCTGTTCAAAACAACCTTTGCCGCTCGATGTAACGACTGTTCCAAGATGTACTTACAGCAGGCCAGAAGCGGCGAGTATCGGTTTAACAGAAGACCAAGCAGTAAGTGAGGGGTATCACTTAAAAACGGGAACATTTTCATTTCAAGCAATAGGGAAAGCAATCGTTAATGGGGATGCAGAAGGTTTTGTAAAGCTTGTAGCCAATAAAGAAAATGATGATCTTCTAGGCGTCCACATGATAGGAGCACATGTAACAGACTTAATCTCTGAAGCGGCGCTTGCAAAATTAGTAGATGCTTCAAACTTTGAAATCAGTGAAACGATACACCCTCATCCCGCCTTGTCAGAGATTTTAGGGGAAGGTTCACTCGCGGTTGATGGAAAAGCCATCCACTCATAA
- a CDS encoding metal ABC transporter solute-binding protein, Zn/Mn family, which yields MKNQGIFLLLLGASISIAACGTEEQNQDNTDNTEENESEPLQIYTTLYPWEEFTEIIGGDAVQVENLVPAGSDVHSFEPTAQTMVKIAESDAFIYNGAGMEGFADAVKDTAQQEGAATIEVTEELDLNTYDAHSHEETGEEDGHGSGEHEEEEHDHGNENHGKEKNHEEEHDHNHDHGDQDPHVWLDPLLAGEAAEKIKNELIELRPENEEEFEENFNNLKTKLNSIHDQFEEMAANTKNNTFLVSHAGYGYWEEKYGLHQIGISGLSPTNEPSQKQLQNIVQLAEENGINHVMFEQNVSSKVAQLVQKEVGAEALYLHNLESLTEEDIANDENYFTLMNKNIENLNEALNY from the coding sequence ATGAAAAACCAAGGTATTTTCCTGCTGTTATTGGGAGCATCTATTTCTATTGCGGCATGTGGAACAGAAGAACAAAATCAAGATAATACAGACAATACAGAAGAAAATGAAAGCGAACCCCTGCAAATTTATACGACGCTGTACCCATGGGAAGAATTCACAGAGATAATTGGCGGTGATGCAGTCCAAGTAGAGAATCTAGTACCAGCTGGCAGTGATGTCCATAGCTTTGAACCCACAGCTCAAACAATGGTAAAAATAGCGGAATCTGATGCTTTTATTTATAATGGAGCAGGTATGGAAGGATTTGCTGATGCAGTTAAAGATACAGCTCAGCAAGAAGGTGCAGCAACAATTGAAGTCACAGAAGAGTTGGACTTAAATACTTATGATGCGCATTCCCACGAAGAAACAGGTGAAGAAGATGGTCATGGAAGTGGTGAACACGAGGAAGAAGAGCATGATCATGGAAACGAGAACCATGGAAAAGAAAAAAACCATGAAGAAGAACATGACCATAACCATGACCACGGTGACCAGGATCCACATGTATGGTTAGATCCTTTACTAGCTGGTGAAGCAGCTGAGAAGATTAAAAATGAACTAATTGAACTTCGGCCTGAAAATGAAGAAGAATTCGAAGAAAATTTTAATAATTTGAAGACAAAATTGAATAGTATACATGACCAATTTGAGGAAATGGCAGCAAATACGAAAAATAATACGTTTTTAGTATCTCATGCCGGATATGGGTATTGGGAGGAGAAATATGGCTTGCATCAAATCGGAATTTCCGGTCTTTCTCCTACAAATGAACCTTCTCAAAAGCAATTACAAAACATTGTCCAATTAGCGGAAGAAAACGGCATAAATCATGTTATGTTTGAACAAAATGTTTCTTCTAAAGTTGCACAATTGGTTCAAAAAGAAGTAGGGGCTGAAGCCTTGTATTTGCACAATTTAGAATCCTTAACGGAAGAGGATATTGCTAATGACGAGAATTATTTTACTCTAATGAATAAAAATATTGAAAATTTAAATGAAGCATTAAATTATTGA
- a CDS encoding thiamine pyrophosphate-dependent dehydrogenase E1 component subunit alpha, with protein sequence MASTKHEQLGLSNEKVLEMYKTMLLARKIDERLWLLNRAGKIPFVISCQGQEAAQVGAGMALNTEEDYILPYYRDMGLVLSFGMTAKDLMMSSFAKAEDPSSGGRQMPGHFGQKKNRIVTGSSPVTTQVPHAAGIALASKMERKNFVTLTTFGEGSSNQGDFHEGINFAGVHKLPVIFMCENNKYAISVPIEKQLACEKVSDRAMGYGMPGVTVDGNDPLAVYEAVKEAWDRARKGEGPSLIETVSYRLTPHSSDDDDRSYRTKEEVEDAKQLDSIHTFAKYLKETNTLTDQVEENMLEDIRKTVDEATEAAEEAPYADPDSTLLHVYSEKDGEL encoded by the coding sequence ATGGCCTCAACAAAACATGAACAACTGGGATTATCAAATGAAAAAGTATTAGAGATGTATAAAACAATGCTATTAGCAAGAAAGATTGATGAAAGGTTGTGGCTTTTAAATAGGGCTGGCAAAATACCTTTTGTTATCTCTTGTCAAGGACAAGAAGCAGCCCAAGTAGGTGCCGGAATGGCTTTGAACACGGAGGAGGATTATATTCTGCCTTATTACCGTGATATGGGGTTAGTATTAAGCTTTGGCATGACAGCAAAAGATTTGATGATGTCGAGTTTTGCTAAAGCAGAGGATCCAAGTTCAGGCGGCAGGCAGATGCCCGGACATTTTGGGCAGAAAAAAAATCGAATTGTTACCGGATCTTCCCCAGTGACCACTCAAGTGCCACATGCAGCTGGCATTGCCCTTGCCAGTAAAATGGAAAGGAAAAACTTTGTTACGTTGACAACGTTTGGAGAGGGATCTTCTAATCAAGGTGATTTTCATGAAGGTATTAATTTTGCTGGTGTTCATAAACTGCCTGTTATTTTTATGTGTGAAAATAATAAGTATGCTATTTCCGTTCCTATTGAGAAACAGCTTGCATGCGAAAAAGTTTCAGATAGGGCAATGGGTTATGGTATGCCCGGAGTGACTGTGGATGGAAACGATCCGCTTGCTGTCTATGAAGCAGTTAAAGAAGCTTGGGACCGTGCTAGAAAAGGAGAAGGGCCATCCTTGATTGAAACTGTATCCTACAGGCTGACTCCACATTCCAGTGACGATGATGACAGATCTTATCGAACGAAAGAAGAAGTAGAGGATGCAAAACAATTGGACTCCATTCATACGTTTGCTAAATATCTAAAAGAAACAAATACACTAACGGATCAAGTAGAAGAAAATATGCTCGAAGATATAAGAAAAACAGTTGACGAAGCAACAGAGGCTGCAGAAGAAGCTCCGTATGCTGACCCAGATTCCACTCTGCTGCATGTATATAGTGAAAAGGACGGTGAGTTGTAA
- a CDS encoding alpha-ketoacid dehydrogenase subunit beta: MTVLTYIQAVTAALREEMARNEKVFVLGEDVGARGGVFRATDGLYQEFGGERVLDTPLAESAIAGVGIGAAMYGMRPVAEMQFADFIMPAVNQIVSEAAKIRYRSNNDWYCPLTIRAPYGGGVHGALYHSQSVEAHFANVPGLKIVMPSTPYDVKGLLKAAIRDDDPVLFFEHKRAYRLIKEEVPDEDYTLPIGKADIKKEGSDVTVISYGLCLHFALQAAEKLKEDGISTEILDLRTIYPLDKEAIIEAVSKTGKVLLVTEDNKEGSVMSEVSAVIAENCLFDLDAPVQRLAGPDVPAMPYAPAMEKYFMMNPDKVEKAIRDLAEF; this comes from the coding sequence ATGACTGTCTTAACTTACATTCAAGCTGTAACGGCGGCTTTGCGTGAAGAAATGGCAAGAAATGAAAAAGTCTTTGTATTAGGCGAAGATGTCGGCGCAAGAGGAGGCGTTTTTCGAGCGACAGACGGACTTTATCAAGAGTTTGGAGGCGAAAGAGTACTTGATACACCTCTTGCCGAATCAGCTATTGCAGGTGTAGGCATAGGAGCAGCAATGTATGGAATGAGGCCGGTTGCCGAAATGCAATTTGCAGACTTTATTATGCCCGCTGTCAATCAAATCGTTTCTGAAGCTGCTAAAATACGTTATCGTTCAAACAACGACTGGTATTGTCCCTTAACGATTCGTGCACCATATGGCGGCGGAGTTCATGGGGCCTTGTATCATTCCCAATCAGTGGAGGCTCATTTTGCTAATGTTCCAGGATTAAAAATTGTGATGCCTTCTACTCCATATGATGTTAAGGGCCTTTTAAAAGCAGCCATCCGTGATGATGATCCGGTATTATTTTTTGAACATAAAAGAGCCTACCGTTTAATTAAAGAAGAAGTGCCCGATGAGGACTATACACTGCCCATTGGAAAAGCTGATATAAAAAAAGAAGGCTCGGATGTTACGGTGATCAGCTATGGGTTATGTCTTCACTTTGCTTTACAGGCAGCAGAAAAACTAAAGGAGGACGGAATATCCACTGAAATACTTGATTTAAGAACGATTTACCCTTTAGATAAAGAAGCAATTATAGAAGCTGTTTCAAAAACTGGTAAAGTACTGCTCGTAACAGAAGACAATAAAGAAGGAAGTGTTATGAGCGAAGTGTCTGCTGTAATTGCAGAAAACTGTCTATTTGATTTGGATGCCCCTGTCCAGCGTTTAGCAGGCCCGGACGTCCCAGCGATGCCTTATGCTCCTGCGATGGAAAAATATTTTATGATGAATCCGGATAAAGTCGAAAAAGCAATTCGTGATTTAGCAGAATTCTAG
- a CDS encoding aromatic acid exporter family protein, producing the protein MPKWRIGYRTLKTAVGAALAIFIAQFLQLEFFVSAGIITVLCISITKKESVRASWERIVACIIGLGYGSVIFEVLGYHPMSIAVLFLLFIPTAVAAGVKKGVVTSVVIMLHLYTYGNVSIAIWINEIFLITIGVGVALVMNMYMPSAEKILICKQVKLEECFEKIWQEYASFLRYGDNSWDGKEIAEVSSFIEEGKSLAMKNIDNHFLRHDDYFYHYFNMREKQLDVIESILPFISTLDRTVIQGEKMAGFMEELSQAVTPGNTAGYFLIRLNELREEIKQMELPKSRAEFEIRSSLFYILHEIEEYLLIKKMFKPDPKRTRTVSGKRLNRDHNRRDTN; encoded by the coding sequence ATGCCAAAATGGAGAATTGGATATAGAACGTTAAAAACAGCAGTCGGTGCGGCATTAGCTATTTTTATTGCACAATTTTTGCAGTTAGAATTTTTTGTGTCAGCCGGAATTATAACTGTTCTTTGTATTTCTATAACAAAGAAAGAATCCGTGCGTGCTTCTTGGGAACGAATTGTCGCTTGTATTATCGGATTAGGGTATGGAAGTGTGATTTTTGAAGTGTTAGGTTATCATCCTATGTCGATTGCTGTTTTATTTTTGTTGTTTATCCCAACTGCTGTAGCAGCAGGAGTCAAAAAAGGCGTAGTAACTAGTGTTGTAATCATGCTGCATCTGTATACCTATGGGAATGTTTCTATTGCTATATGGATAAACGAGATTTTTTTGATTACGATTGGAGTAGGCGTTGCTCTTGTAATGAATATGTATATGCCTAGTGCAGAAAAGATTTTGATTTGTAAACAAGTAAAGCTTGAGGAATGTTTTGAAAAAATATGGCAAGAATACGCTTCCTTTCTCCGTTACGGCGATAATTCTTGGGATGGAAAGGAAATTGCAGAAGTTTCCTCTTTTATAGAAGAAGGAAAAAGTTTAGCAATGAAAAATATTGATAACCATTTTTTACGGCACGATGATTATTTTTATCACTATTTTAATATGAGAGAAAAACAGTTAGATGTTATAGAAAGTATTCTGCCTTTTATCTCGACTTTAGACAGAACGGTTATTCAAGGAGAAAAAATGGCAGGTTTTATGGAAGAATTAAGTCAAGCTGTTACTCCAGGCAACACAGCTGGATACTTTTTAATTAGACTGAATGAACTAAGAGAAGAAATAAAGCAAATGGAGCTTCCAAAATCAAGAGCAGAATTTGAAATAAGGTCGTCACTTTTTTATATTCTACATGAAATAGAAGAGTATTTACTAATAAAAAAGATGTTTAAACCAGATCCAAAGCGCACTCGTACAGTGTCTGGGAAACGATTGAATAGAGATCATAATAGGAGAGATACTAATTAA
- a CDS encoding dihydrolipoamide acetyltransferase family protein, producing MAEEIKMPQLGESVTEGTITKWLVKPGDKVNKYDPIAEVTTDKVNAEVPSSYSGTITEIVAKEDETVQVGELICYMDTAQITKETTKKTEDDASNPDPADNSSMKKRYSPAVMKLSQEHNIDLSKVEGTGRSGRITRKDLEHLIRSENVSETKAATKPVQEEDEISTPVYPTYKQKPGEKPEAGDQDTEIPLSGTRKAIAANMVKSKQEIPHAWTMVEADVTNLVSYRDKIKNDFKQKEGFSITFLPFFIKAVVEALKEFPEINSVWGGNKIIQKKGIHMSIAVGTNEALYVPVIKNADEKSIKGIAKEIDELVHKARSGKLSSEEMKGGTFTVNNTGTFGSVQSMPIINFPQAAILSVESINKKPVVMQGDMIAIRSMVNLCLSLDHRILDGLICGRFLARIKEKMENFDPASENIY from the coding sequence ATGGCTGAAGAAATAAAAATGCCGCAGCTCGGTGAAAGTGTAACCGAAGGTACGATTACAAAATGGCTGGTAAAGCCCGGGGATAAAGTGAACAAATATGATCCGATAGCAGAAGTAACGACAGACAAAGTGAATGCTGAAGTACCTTCTTCTTATTCAGGTACCATTACTGAAATCGTGGCAAAAGAAGATGAAACTGTTCAGGTCGGTGAGCTTATTTGTTATATGGATACAGCTCAAATAACGAAAGAGACAACAAAAAAAACAGAAGACGATGCTTCAAACCCTGACCCTGCAGATAACTCTTCAATGAAAAAACGGTATTCTCCTGCAGTAATGAAGCTGTCACAAGAACATAACATTGATTTATCTAAAGTAGAAGGAACAGGAAGAAGCGGAAGAATAACAAGAAAAGATTTGGAGCATCTAATACGTTCGGAAAATGTTTCAGAAACAAAAGCTGCAACAAAGCCAGTTCAGGAAGAAGACGAAATATCCACTCCGGTGTACCCAACGTATAAACAAAAGCCAGGCGAAAAACCAGAAGCCGGTGATCAAGATACAGAAATACCATTAAGCGGGACGAGAAAAGCAATTGCTGCAAATATGGTGAAAAGTAAACAAGAAATTCCTCACGCTTGGACAATGGTAGAAGCTGATGTCACAAACCTTGTTTCTTATCGAGATAAAATTAAAAATGATTTTAAACAAAAAGAAGGATTCTCTATAACCTTTTTGCCCTTTTTTATAAAGGCTGTTGTTGAAGCTCTAAAAGAATTTCCGGAAATTAATTCGGTATGGGGCGGTAATAAAATCATTCAAAAAAAAGGTATTCATATGTCGATAGCAGTTGGTACCAACGAGGCACTTTATGTTCCAGTTATTAAAAACGCGGATGAAAAAAGTATTAAAGGTATTGCCAAGGAAATAGATGAATTGGTCCATAAAGCGAGAAGCGGTAAGCTAAGCAGTGAAGAAATGAAAGGAGGAACCTTCACTGTTAATAACACAGGTACATTTGGATCTGTTCAATCGATGCCAATTATTAATTTTCCCCAGGCTGCTATTTTATCTGTTGAATCGATAAATAAAAAGCCGGTTGTCATGCAAGGAGACATGATTGCCATTCGAAGCATGGTGAATCTTTGTTTATCCCTAGACCACCGTATTTTAGACGGATTGATTTGCGGAAGGTTTTTAGCAAGGATTAAAGAAAAAATGGAAAATTTTGATCCTGCATCAGAGAATATTTATTAA
- a CDS encoding M20/M25/M40 family metallo-hydrolase, producing MINEERLVNEFMELVQIDSETKNEKQISKVLTQKFEDLGIKVEEDNAGETTEHAAGNLICTWEGNTEADCIYFTSHMDTVVPGQGIKPFIKDGYIQTDGSTILGADDKAGIAAMLECIRTVQENNLAHGTIQFVITVGEESGLVGAKALDETLLKAEYGYALDSDGKVGNIIVAAPTQSKIIVKVKGKTAHAGVAPEKGISAITVAAKAISKMPLGRIDEDTTANIGRFEGGSQTNIVCDEVYVLAEARSLVKEKMDKQVEKMRTAFEQTANDMGAEAEVEVTVMYPGYKLSEKDHVVSTAVKAGQTIGRTPKLLKSGGGSDANIISGYGIPTVNLAVGYEEIHTTNEKISVEELVKLTEMVTAIIEESTSKR from the coding sequence ATGATTAATGAAGAACGCCTTGTTAATGAATTTATGGAGCTAGTACAAATTGATTCCGAAACAAAAAATGAAAAGCAAATCTCTAAAGTATTAACACAAAAATTTGAAGATCTAGGGATTAAAGTGGAAGAAGATAATGCGGGTGAGACAACGGAGCATGCTGCCGGGAATTTAATATGTACATGGGAAGGAAATACCGAGGCTGATTGTATTTATTTTACTTCCCATATGGATACGGTTGTGCCCGGACAAGGAATTAAACCGTTTATAAAAGACGGTTATATTCAAACAGATGGCAGCACTATTTTAGGCGCAGACGATAAAGCAGGAATTGCCGCAATGCTAGAATGCATCAGGACAGTTCAAGAGAATAATTTGGCTCATGGAACGATTCAATTTGTAATTACTGTCGGGGAAGAGTCCGGGCTGGTAGGAGCAAAAGCTCTTGATGAAACCTTATTAAAAGCGGAATACGGATATGCTTTAGATAGTGACGGGAAGGTTGGCAATATTATTGTGGCCGCGCCAACTCAATCTAAAATAATTGTAAAGGTTAAAGGGAAAACAGCACATGCCGGAGTTGCACCAGAAAAAGGGATATCAGCAATAACAGTAGCGGCGAAAGCTATTTCGAAAATGCCGCTCGGTCGTATCGATGAAGATACAACAGCAAATATAGGCCGATTTGAAGGAGGGTCACAAACGAATATCGTTTGCGACGAAGTATATGTGCTTGCTGAAGCAAGGTCTCTAGTTAAAGAAAAAATGGACAAACAAGTTGAGAAAATGAGAACAGCTTTTGAACAAACAGCAAATGATATGGGAGCAGAAGCAGAAGTTGAGGTTACCGTCATGTATCCAGGTTATAAATTAAGTGAAAAAGATCATGTCGTTTCTACAGCTGTGAAAGCGGGACAAACAATTGGGCGAACTCCTAAACTGTTGAAAAGCGGCGGAGGTAGTGATGCTAATATTATTAGCGGTTACGGAATCCCAACGGTTAATTTAGCTGTAGGATATGAAGAGATCCATACTACAAATGAAAAAATCTCTGTCGAAGAACTAGTAAAATTAACAGAAATGGTGACAGCAATTATTGAAGAAAGCACATCTAAAAGATAA
- the mce gene encoding methylmalonyl-CoA epimerase yields MQKPPKKIDHIGIAVRSIEEHLPFYENVLGLELLKMEEVKAQKVKVAFIAIGDSKLELLEPLDSSSPVAKFIEKNGEGIHHVALGVANIEERLREIRNEGIQTLNDKPVKGAGGADVAFLHPASTGRVLFEFCEKK; encoded by the coding sequence ATGCAAAAACCCCCAAAAAAAATCGATCATATTGGGATAGCAGTAAGGTCAATAGAAGAGCACTTACCTTTTTATGAAAATGTACTCGGATTAGAACTATTGAAAATGGAAGAAGTAAAAGCCCAAAAAGTTAAAGTTGCGTTTATAGCTATTGGCGATTCGAAATTAGAACTGCTAGAGCCATTAGACTCTTCCAGTCCAGTAGCAAAATTTATTGAAAAAAACGGCGAAGGTATACATCATGTAGCTCTTGGTGTAGCAAACATTGAAGAACGGCTCCGCGAAATAAGAAACGAAGGTATCCAAACATTAAATGATAAACCAGTAAAAGGAGCTGGCGGAGCTGACGTTGCTTTTTTACATCCAGCTTCAACAGGACGAGTACTGTTTGAGTTTTGCGAAAAGAAATAA
- a CDS encoding BrxA/BrxB family bacilliredoxin has product MDFNFMINDVVQTARKEMEEAGYESLSTPEEVEEALAGEGTTLVMVNSVCGCAGGIARPAAAYMRNYEKKPDRFVTVFAGQDKEATEKARSYFTGYPPSSPSFALVKNGEIQRMVERHEIEGHEPIEVVQQLEKAFDEYCN; this is encoded by the coding sequence ATGGATTTTAACTTTATGATAAATGATGTTGTACAGACGGCAAGAAAAGAAATGGAAGAAGCAGGGTACGAATCATTAAGTACTCCCGAAGAGGTAGAGGAAGCGTTGGCTGGAGAAGGAACAACACTTGTAATGGTTAACTCTGTTTGTGGCTGTGCAGGCGGCATTGCTCGTCCGGCAGCAGCGTATATGAGAAATTACGAAAAGAAACCTGACCGATTCGTAACTGTCTTTGCTGGACAAGATAAAGAAGCTACCGAAAAGGCTCGTTCCTATTTTACAGGGTATCCACCATCTTCCCCTTCATTTGCACTAGTTAAAAATGGGGAAATTCAAAGAATGGTAGAGCGTCATGAAATTGAAGGCCATGAACCAATTGAGGTCGTTCAACAACTCGAAAAAGCATTCGACGAATATTGCAATTAA
- a CDS encoding L,D-transpeptidase, with protein sequence MKLCNIAIISLMIQSVLWPLNAVPNAGDPYIIINKRTNQLAFIEGGEIEETYHVATGKTELLTPEGEFTVIVKAIRPYYRKLDIKGGDPKNPLGSRWIGFDAENTNGRVYGIHGTNRPESIGRHISNGCIRMKNEEVNQLFEKTIPGTKVWIESSPKSISQIVNERGLRYGDKPYYLEEDLKSL encoded by the coding sequence ATGAAATTATGTAATATCGCTATAATTTCTTTAATGATACAATCAGTTTTATGGCCGCTGAATGCAGTACCTAATGCAGGTGATCCCTATATTATAATAAATAAACGGACAAATCAGCTCGCTTTTATAGAAGGCGGAGAAATCGAAGAAACATATCATGTCGCAACCGGAAAAACGGAATTATTAACACCTGAAGGAGAATTTACAGTCATTGTAAAAGCTATCCGGCCATATTACCGAAAGTTAGATATTAAAGGCGGCGATCCAAAAAACCCTTTAGGAAGCAGATGGATTGGATTTGATGCTGAAAACACAAATGGAAGGGTTTACGGAATTCATGGCACGAACCGTCCTGAATCTATCGGCCGTCATATATCGAATGGATGTATCCGTATGAAAAATGAAGAAGTTAATCAATTATTTGAAAAAACTATTCCGGGAACAAAAGTATGGATCGAAAGCAGTCCAAAATCCATTTCCCAGATCGTTAATGAAAGAGGGCTTCGTTACGGAGATAAACCGTATTATTTAGAAGAAGATTTAAAATCGTTATAA
- a CDS encoding transcriptional regulator, SarA/Rot family, with translation MEDQHLNYHSYLNLLRGALKVVEEDWQSAANDLGITQAEQHILWILFMEKKATMSKIAELGLWDLSTVMQIIKRLKSKQLVKTEKNENDLRVSYVTLTEKGAEIRKASSEKDHRFLQFIEHYGRSNQEFLEDFHSFLQTANSRFHGENFVRWVEKTSDFSKQ, from the coding sequence ATGGAAGATCAACATCTAAATTATCATTCCTATTTAAATTTATTGCGTGGCGCACTGAAGGTAGTCGAAGAAGATTGGCAGTCGGCTGCAAACGACTTAGGAATTACTCAGGCAGAACAGCATATCCTTTGGATTTTATTTATGGAAAAGAAAGCTACTATGTCCAAAATAGCGGAACTTGGGCTTTGGGACTTATCCACTGTGATGCAGATTATAAAAAGATTAAAAAGTAAACAATTAGTGAAAACAGAAAAAAATGAAAATGATTTACGTGTTTCTTATGTTACTCTAACGGAAAAAGGGGCAGAGATACGAAAAGCTTCAAGTGAAAAAGATCATCGGTTTTTACAATTTATAGAACATTACGGCAGGTCTAACCAAGAATTTTTAGAGGATTTTCATTCGTTTTTACAAACCGCTAACAGCCGCTTCCATGGTGAAAATTTTGTGCGCTGGGTCGAAAAAACGAGTGATTTTAGCAAACAATAA